In the genome of Solibacillus silvestris, one region contains:
- a CDS encoding sporulation initiation inhibitor Soj: MGRIIAIANQKGGVGKTTTSVNLSACLAFLGKKVLIIDIDPQGNASSGLGVRKGDLESCIYDVLINDEDIKGVIQQTDVENLYIVPATISLAGAEIELVSTISREVRLKKSLQEIKNNFDFIIIDCPPSLGLLTINALTASDALIIPVQCEYYALEGLSQLLSTVRLVQKHLNKELMIDGVLLTMLDARTNLGLQVIDEVKRYFQDKVYRSIIPRNVRLSEAPSHGKPVILYDSKSRGAEIYLEFAREVIKNG; this comes from the coding sequence TTGGGACGTATTATTGCGATAGCCAATCAAAAAGGTGGCGTTGGAAAAACGACAACCTCTGTTAACTTAAGTGCATGTTTAGCTTTTTTAGGAAAGAAAGTATTAATAATCGATATCGACCCACAAGGTAACGCTTCAAGCGGATTAGGTGTTCGAAAAGGTGATTTGGAAAGCTGTATATACGATGTATTAATTAATGATGAAGATATTAAAGGCGTTATTCAACAAACAGATGTAGAAAACTTATATATTGTCCCTGCTACAATCTCATTGGCGGGTGCTGAAATTGAGCTTGTTTCCACAATATCCCGTGAAGTTCGACTGAAAAAGTCATTACAGGAGATTAAAAATAACTTTGATTTCATTATTATTGATTGTCCGCCATCACTTGGCTTATTAACTATTAATGCGCTGACTGCCTCCGATGCACTGATTATCCCGGTACAATGTGAATATTATGCATTAGAAGGGCTGAGTCAGTTGCTTTCCACCGTCCGCCTTGTCCAAAAGCATTTGAACAAGGAGTTAATGATTGATGGAGTGCTACTCACAATGCTGGATGCCCGTACGAATTTAGGGCTTCAAGTTATTGACGAAGTAAAGCGCTATTTCCAGGATAAAGTATATCGCTCGATTATTCCGCGTAATGTGCGGTTAAGTGAGGCACCGAGTCATGGGAAACCGGTAATTTTATATGATTCAAAATCACGCGGGGCAGAAATTTATTTAGAGTTTGCAAGGGAAGTGATTAAAAATGGTTAA
- a CDS encoding nucleoid occlusion protein, with amino-acid sequence MKSTFSRFFGGGSKEPEVKSEVEVIENISMASEEVVKIPIDKIIPNRYQPRTVFDDEKIEELARTIHTHGVIQPIVIRPINDDADKYEIIAGERRYRAMKSLQWTEVPAIVRNLNDRETASIALIENLQREELTAIEEALAYQQLLGLHQLTQEALAQRLGKGQSTVANKLRLLKLPQFVQDAILNREISERHARALIVIKDEQLQMQLIAATKEFDWNVRQLEEQIQKILNPDEPEIKKRKPSRKAISKDVRIALNTIKQSLSMVTKSGINVKTEEEDTDDYYQITVKIPKKK; translated from the coding sequence ATGAAAAGTACTTTTTCACGTTTTTTCGGAGGCGGGAGCAAAGAGCCAGAAGTAAAAAGTGAAGTAGAAGTAATAGAGAATATCTCGATGGCTTCAGAAGAAGTAGTTAAAATTCCAATAGACAAAATCATTCCGAACCGTTATCAGCCACGTACAGTTTTTGATGATGAGAAGATTGAAGAATTAGCAAGAACGATTCATACACACGGCGTCATTCAACCAATTGTGATTCGTCCAATAAATGATGACGCGGATAAATATGAAATAATTGCCGGTGAGCGACGTTATCGAGCGATGAAATCCCTACAATGGACAGAAGTACCTGCTATTGTACGTAATTTAAATGATCGAGAAACGGCGTCTATTGCCCTTATTGAAAACCTTCAACGTGAGGAATTAACAGCAATTGAAGAAGCGCTTGCTTATCAACAATTATTAGGATTGCATCAGCTTACACAAGAAGCGCTTGCACAACGTCTTGGTAAAGGACAATCAACAGTTGCTAATAAATTGCGTTTATTAAAGTTGCCTCAATTTGTTCAGGATGCTATTTTAAATCGTGAAATTTCGGAACGTCATGCCCGAGCTTTAATTGTAATCAAAGATGAGCAATTACAAATGCAGCTCATTGCAGCGACAAAAGAGTTTGATTGGAATGTTAGACAGCTTGAAGAACAAATTCAAAAAATTCTAAATCCCGATGAGCCTGAGATAAAAAAACGTAAACCAAGCAGAAAAGCGATTAGCAAAGATGTACGTATTGCCCTTAATACGATCAAGCAGTCGTTATCAATGGTGACGAAAAGTGGAATTAATGTTAAAACGGAGGAAGAAGATACAGATGATTACTACCAAATCACTGTAAAAATTCCGAAGAAAAAATAA
- a CDS encoding 16S rRNA methyltransferase G: MNEKQFIEALKEKGIELSEHQIAQFKKYFELLVEWNEKMNLTAITDLEGVYLKHFYDSISASFYFDFTKVTTVCDVGAGAGFPSIPIKICFPHLQITIVDSLNKRITFLNHLTNELNLDHMTFVHARAEEFGQNTAYREKFDVVTARAVARLSVLSELCIPLAKEGGYFVALKAAAGAEELKDATKAISTLGGKLIEEFAFHLPVEESERSLYVFDKVKSTPKKYPRKPGVPNKTPIK; the protein is encoded by the coding sequence ATGAACGAAAAGCAGTTTATCGAGGCATTGAAGGAAAAGGGTATTGAGCTATCAGAACACCAGATTGCGCAGTTTAAAAAATATTTTGAGCTATTGGTTGAGTGGAATGAAAAAATGAATTTAACGGCGATTACGGATTTGGAAGGTGTTTATTTAAAGCACTTCTATGATTCAATCAGTGCGTCTTTTTATTTTGATTTTACAAAGGTGACAACGGTATGCGACGTTGGTGCAGGTGCAGGCTTCCCAAGTATTCCGATTAAAATTTGCTTCCCTCACTTACAAATTACGATTGTCGATTCACTTAACAAACGAATTACATTTTTAAATCATTTAACAAATGAGTTAAACTTGGATCATATGACATTTGTTCATGCCCGTGCTGAAGAGTTCGGTCAAAATACAGCATATCGTGAAAAGTTTGATGTTGTAACAGCCCGCGCGGTAGCACGTCTTTCTGTTTTATCAGAGTTATGTATTCCTTTAGCAAAAGAAGGCGGTTATTTTGTTGCATTAAAAGCTGCAGCAGGTGCAGAGGAATTAAAAGATGCGACAAAAGCCATTTCTACGTTAGGCGGAAAATTAATAGAGGAGTTTGCATTCCATTTACCGGTTGAGGAAAGCGAACGTTCACTTTATGTATTTGATAAAGTAAAATCGACACCGAAAAAATATCCGCGTAAACCAGGTGTTCCGAATAAAACACCAATTAAATAA
- a CDS encoding tRNA uridine(34) 5-carboxymethylaminomethyl synthesis enzyme MnmG encodes MSIQYEAGNFDVIVVGAGHAGVESAYAAAKMGAKTLMLTINLDMIAFMPCNPSVGGPAKGIVVREIDALGGLMGRIIDKTHIQMRMLNTGKGPAVRALRAQADKFQYQHEMKRVLEEEENLQIHQAMVDELIVEDGEVKGVITQVGAIYRAPAVIITTGTFLRGEIILGNLKYSSGPNNQQPSIKLADNLKELGFDLIRFKTGTPPRVNNRTIDYSKTEIQPGDDVPRAFSFETTEYIMDQLPCWLTYTTEETHRTIEENLHLSPMFSGMIKGTGPRYCPSIEDKVTRFNDKPRHQIFLEPEGRNTREVYVQGLSTSLPEHVQKKLIASIPGLENAEMMRAGYAIEYDSVIPTQLWPTLETKKIQGLYTAGQINGTSGYEEAAGQGLMAGMNAAAKVLGREEIILDRSDAYIGVLIDDLVTKGTNEPYRLLTSRAEYRLLLRHDNADLRLTEIGYKAGMIPEERYVKFQHKKAQIEQEVARLREIIIKPNATTQEVIRNAGGAELKDGIRGADLLKRTEMTYDLVASLTPSEIELSDDVKEQIEIQLKYEGYIQKALQQVEKMKKLEDKKIPENIDYDAIPSLATEARMKLKSVQPLSIAQASRISGVNPADVSILLVYIEQGKIAKVTTN; translated from the coding sequence ATGTCAATACAATACGAAGCAGGTAATTTTGACGTAATCGTTGTTGGTGCAGGACATGCAGGTGTGGAATCTGCCTATGCAGCTGCGAAAATGGGTGCTAAAACACTCATGCTTACAATTAACTTAGATATGATTGCGTTTATGCCTTGTAATCCATCAGTCGGCGGACCTGCAAAAGGAATCGTTGTTCGCGAAATTGATGCACTTGGCGGTTTAATGGGACGCATTATCGATAAAACACATATTCAAATGCGCATGTTAAATACCGGGAAAGGTCCAGCAGTACGTGCTTTACGTGCACAAGCGGATAAATTCCAGTATCAGCATGAAATGAAACGGGTTTTGGAAGAAGAAGAAAACCTTCAAATTCATCAGGCAATGGTCGATGAACTAATTGTAGAGGATGGCGAAGTAAAAGGTGTTATTACACAAGTTGGAGCAATTTACCGTGCACCGGCTGTCATCATTACTACAGGTACGTTTTTACGTGGGGAAATTATTTTAGGAAATCTGAAATATTCTTCAGGTCCAAACAACCAGCAGCCATCAATCAAATTAGCGGATAACTTAAAAGAATTAGGATTCGACTTAATCCGATTTAAAACAGGGACACCACCACGTGTAAACAACCGTACAATTGATTATTCTAAAACGGAAATTCAACCTGGTGATGATGTACCCCGTGCATTCAGTTTTGAAACAACAGAATATATTATGGATCAGCTACCTTGCTGGTTAACTTATACAACAGAAGAAACACATCGTACAATTGAGGAAAATCTGCACCTATCCCCAATGTTTTCAGGGATGATTAAAGGGACAGGTCCACGTTACTGCCCATCCATTGAAGATAAAGTAACACGCTTTAACGATAAGCCGCGTCACCAGATTTTCCTTGAGCCAGAAGGACGCAATACACGTGAAGTATATGTCCAAGGTTTATCGACAAGCTTACCTGAGCATGTTCAAAAGAAATTAATTGCTTCTATTCCAGGGTTGGAAAATGCGGAAATGATGCGTGCTGGCTATGCCATTGAGTATGATTCAGTCATTCCTACACAATTATGGCCAACATTAGAAACGAAAAAAATTCAAGGTCTTTATACAGCAGGTCAAATTAATGGTACTTCAGGTTATGAAGAAGCAGCAGGCCAAGGTTTAATGGCCGGGATGAATGCAGCAGCAAAAGTTTTAGGCCGTGAAGAAATCATTTTAGACCGTTCAGATGCTTATATCGGTGTATTAATCGACGATCTAGTTACAAAAGGTACAAATGAGCCTTACCGTTTATTAACATCTCGTGCAGAGTACCGCCTTCTGTTACGTCATGACAATGCAGATTTACGTTTAACGGAAATCGGTTATAAAGCAGGGATGATTCCGGAAGAGCGTTATGTGAAATTCCAGCATAAAAAAGCACAGATTGAGCAGGAAGTTGCCCGTCTGCGTGAAATTATTATTAAACCAAATGCGACAACGCAGGAAGTAATCCGTAATGCTGGCGGCGCGGAGCTAAAAGATGGTATCCGCGGAGCAGACCTTTTAAAACGAACAGAAATGACGTATGATTTAGTTGCTTCCCTTACTCCATCGGAAATCGAACTTTCGGATGATGTAAAAGAGCAAATTGAAATTCAATTAAAATATGAAGGGTATATTCAAAAAGCGCTTCAGCAAGTAGAGAAAATGAAGAAGCTTGAGGATAAGAAAATCCCTGAAAATATCGACTATGATGCCATTCCAAGCTTAGCAACAGAAGCACGTATGAAACTGAAAAGTGTTCAGCCGCTTTCTATTGCTCAAGCATCGCGTATTTCAGGTGTTAACCCTGCAGATGTTTCAATTTTACTTGTCTATATTGAGCAAGGTAAAATTGCAAAAGTAACTACGAACTGA
- a CDS encoding tRNA modification GTPase has product MEFDTIAAISTPMGEGAIAIVRLSGDEAVAIADKIFKSPNHKRLTEVATHTIHYGHLIDPKTDEVVEEVMLSLMRGPKTFTREDVVEINCHGGIVSVNRVLQLVLRYGARLAEPGEFTKRAFLNGRIDLSQAEAVMDLIRAKTDRAMNVALGQMDGKLSRLITSLRQALLETLAQVEVNIDYPEYDDVEEMTIPVLLEKCGWVREEIIKLLQTSSQGKILREGLSTVILGRPNVGKSSLLNSLVQENKAIVTDIAGTTRDIIEEYVNVRGVPLRLVDTAGIRETEDIVERIGVERSREALKDADLILLVLNYGEELTEEDERLFETIQAMDYIVVVNKTDIERKIDLNRVHELAGKHRVVTTSLLKEEGVIELEEAIAALFFEGQVEANDLTYVSNARHIALLHQAQQVIEDALAAAESGVPVDMIQIDVTRTWEILGEIIGDTVQESLINQLFSQFCLGK; this is encoded by the coding sequence ATGGAATTCGATACGATTGCTGCGATTTCCACTCCAATGGGAGAAGGAGCTATTGCGATTGTTCGTCTGAGCGGCGATGAGGCGGTAGCGATTGCAGATAAAATATTTAAATCACCAAATCATAAGCGTTTGACGGAAGTTGCGACACATACGATCCATTACGGACATCTGATCGACCCGAAAACGGATGAAGTGGTAGAGGAAGTTATGTTGAGCTTAATGCGCGGACCGAAAACATTTACGCGAGAAGATGTTGTCGAAATCAATTGTCATGGTGGTATTGTGTCTGTTAACCGAGTATTACAGCTTGTCTTACGTTACGGTGCACGTTTAGCAGAGCCTGGGGAATTTACGAAACGTGCATTTTTAAATGGCCGTATCGACTTATCACAGGCAGAAGCGGTAATGGATTTAATACGTGCGAAAACTGACCGCGCGATGAACGTTGCGCTTGGCCAGATGGATGGAAAGCTTTCTCGTCTCATTACATCTTTACGCCAGGCATTATTAGAGACGTTGGCACAAGTGGAAGTAAATATTGATTATCCTGAATATGACGATGTAGAAGAAATGACGATTCCTGTACTTCTTGAAAAATGCGGTTGGGTACGAGAGGAAATTATTAAATTACTTCAAACATCATCCCAAGGTAAAATTTTACGTGAAGGTTTATCTACCGTTATTTTAGGACGTCCAAACGTAGGTAAATCATCTCTTTTAAATAGTTTAGTTCAAGAAAATAAAGCGATTGTAACCGACATTGCAGGTACAACTCGTGATATTATTGAAGAATACGTAAATGTACGTGGAGTTCCTTTACGTTTAGTTGATACAGCAGGTATTCGGGAAACAGAAGATATTGTTGAACGAATCGGAGTTGAACGTTCGAGAGAGGCACTAAAAGATGCCGATTTAATATTGCTTGTATTAAATTACGGAGAAGAGCTTACAGAAGAAGATGAACGCCTTTTTGAAACGATTCAGGCGATGGATTATATTGTCGTTGTCAACAAGACAGATATCGAACGCAAAATCGATTTAAACCGTGTTCATGAATTGGCTGGAAAACATCGTGTCGTAACGACTTCGTTATTGAAAGAAGAAGGTGTAATCGAGCTGGAAGAAGCGATTGCAGCATTGTTCTTTGAAGGGCAAGTAGAAGCGAATGATTTAACATATGTATCAAATGCGCGACATATTGCGCTATTGCATCAAGCTCAACAGGTGATTGAGGATGCGCTTGCTGCAGCTGAGTCAGGTGTACCTGTCGATATGATTCAAATCGATGTGACACGTACATGGGAAATTCTTGGTGAAATTATTGGAGATACTGTACAGGAAAGCTTGATCAATCAGCTATTCTCGCAGTTCTGTTTAGGGAAATAA